The Streptomyces sp. 11x1 genomic sequence GTGCCGTCGGGCGACCAGGCCGGTGCCCGGTCGTCCCAGGGGCCGTCGGTGCGCTGCCTCAGGTCGGAGCCGTCGGGGCGCATGGTCCACAGGTGGAAGCCGCCGCCCTGGTAGGCGCAGAACGCGACGAGAGCGCCGTCCGGGGAGTGGGTGGGCCGGTTGGGTTCGAGGCCGGCCGGGGTGAGGGGGACCGCCTGGCCGCCGCCGCGCGGAAGCGACCACAGGCCGCTCTGGGCCTCGGCGATCAGTGTGTCGCCGGCGGGTGCGAGGGTCGCCGAGCCGTTGGTGGCCCGGGTGAAGGTGAGGGAGAGGGCCGCGTCGGCGGTACGGGGCCGGGCGGCCGCGTGGGCGGCCGGGCCGACGGTGCCGATGACCGCGGCGGCCCCCGTGGCACCGGTGGCGGCGAGGAGTTGACGGCGGGTCAGGGGTGGGGTGGGGCGACTCTGGTCACGGTCCATGACACGGCACGCTCGCGCACCACGCGGCCCATGGGCAACACCGCCAATCACGCCACCGGGGACTTCACTCGCGGGTGTGACGACGCCCCGGCTCGTCGCCGGCGTAGCGGCGGCGGATCCAGGCCGGGAGGGCGACCCAGCACAGCAGGTACCAGAGGACCACGCAGCCGACGAGCCACGGCACGTACTCGTCGTGGGTGGCCACGCGCAGGACCAGCAGCAGCGCCGCCGTCATCGTGACAAGGAGCAGGACCAGACCGACGACGGTCAGTCTGCTCGCCCACTCGACGGCGGCGGGCTTGATACGGCGTCCGGCGACCATCCGGTGGAAGGATACGGGGCCGACCAGGGCGCCGGTGGTGGCGGCGCCGAGGACGACGGTGACGATGTAGATGGTCTTATCGGTCTGCGGCAGGTCCTCGTAACGCGAGGTGAAGACGACGGTGAGCAGGAAGCCGAACAGGATCTGCACGCCGGTCTGGGCGACCCGTACCTCCTGGATGAGGTCGGTCCAGCGGCGGTCGGCCCGCTCGTCCTCGG encodes the following:
- a CDS encoding DUF6328 family protein; the protein is MTEVHGSQGRGRDETEDERADRRWTDLIQEVRVAQTGVQILFGFLLTVVFTSRYEDLPQTDKTIYIVTVVLGAATTGALVGPVSFHRMVAGRRIKPAAVEWASRLTVVGLVLLLVTMTAALLLVLRVATHDEYVPWLVGCVVLWYLLCWVALPAWIRRRYAGDEPGRRHTRE